The following are encoded together in the Strix uralensis isolate ZFMK-TIS-50842 chromosome 38, bStrUra1, whole genome shotgun sequence genome:
- the EPHX3 gene encoding LOW QUALITY PROTEIN: epoxide hydrolase 3 (The sequence of the model RefSeq protein was modified relative to this genomic sequence to represent the inferred CDS: deleted 1 base in 1 codon) — MLLSLCSLLLAPTRLLLALWRLVARLGVLVAAVAAAVAYGLWGVGVLLRRGPRETFRRRVRDRPPPGLADGTFGEHRYLYLKDSGLRLHYVTRGPTTAPLMLFLHGFPQNWFCWRHLLQEFGTRYRVVALDLRGYGASEKPPGKESYGLETLRGDIRQVIEVLGTPPGQGEVTEATGATTPSPKCILVGHDWGGVLAWEVATSHPAMVEKLVIMGAPHRAVMAGFTACHPSQLLRSSYMFLFQLPWLPELLLSLADFELVKTFLRGPWTGIQDPAHRLTEQEVDAYIYGLSQPGGLSPPIHYYRNLFQDTPIPREPPPPPTLVLWGTHDAFLDPRLVSCLHRCLRPSARLCLLPGASHWLPEDQPRPIAHLMRDFLGGGDQHP; from the exons atGCTCCTGTCCCTCTGCTCGCTGCTGCTGGCCCCCACCCGCCTGCTCCTGGCCCTGTGGCGCCTGGTGGCCcgtctgggggtgctggtggccgCGGTGGCCGCGGCGGTGGCCTACGGgctgtggggggtgggggtgctgcTGCGACGGGGGCCG CGAGAGACCTTCAGGCGGCGGGTGAGGGACCGGCCCCCCCCCGGCTTGGCCGACGGCACTTTTGGGGAGCACCGATACCTGTACCTCaag gactcGGGGCTGCGTCTCCACTACGTCACTCGGGGTCCCACCACGGCCCCCTTGATGCTGTTTCTCCACGGCTTCCCCCAAAACTG GTTCTGCTGGAGGCACCTGCTCCAGGAATTCGGCACCAGGTACCGGGTGGTGGCCCTGGATCTTCGGGGTTACGGAGCTTCGGAGAAGCCACCGGGCAAGGAGAGCTACGGGCTGGAGACCCTCCGGGGGGACATCCGCCAGGTCATCGAGGTCTTGGGGACACCCCCCGGGCAGGGGGAGGTGACAGAGGCCACCGGTGCCACCACGCCCTCCCCCAAGTGCATCTTGGTGGGCCACGACTGGGGCGGGGTCCTCGCCTGGGAGGTGGCCACCAGCCACCCGGCCATGGTGGAGAAGTTGGTCATCATGGGTGCTCCTCACCGGGCCGTCATGGCAG GTTTCACCGCCTGCCACCCGTCCCAGCTCCTCCGCTCCAGCTACATGTTCCTCTtccagctgccctggctgcccgAGCTCCTCCTCTCCTTGGCAGACTTCGAG CTGGTGAAGACCTTCCTGAGGGGCCCGTGGACGGGGATCCAGGACCCGGCGCACCGGCTGACGGAGCAGGAGGTGGACGCCTACATCTACGGCCTCTCCCAGccgggggggctgagcccccccatcCACTACTACCGGAACCTCTTCCA GGACACCCCGATCCCCcgcgagccccccccgccccccaccctcGTGCTGTGGGGCACCCACGACGCCTTCCTGGACCCCCGCCTGGTGTCCTGCCTGCACCGCTGCCTGCGCCCCTCGGCCCGCCTCTGCCTGCTGCCCGGCGCCAGCCATTGGCTGCCCGAGGACCAGCCCCGCCCCATCGCCCACCTCATGAGGGACTTCCTGGGTGGGGGGGACCAGCACCCATAG